GTACGACCTCGAGGACGCCTACATGTCGATCCACGAGTCGCTGAAACACGCCGGCTTCGAACTCGGCGTCGACGTCGACGTCCGCTGGGTGTCCGCCGGCGAGATGGCCGAGGGCCACGACGGACAGCTCGAGGACGTCGACGGCGTCATCGTTCCCGGCGGCTTCGGGATGCGCGGCTCCGAGGGCAAGATCGAGGCCGTCCGGTACGCCCGGGAGAACGACGTCCCCTTCCTGGGACTCTGTCTGGGCTTCCAGATGGCCGTCGTCGAGTACGCCCGAAACGTGCTCGGCCTCGAGGACGCCCACTCGGCGGAGATGGAGGAAGAGTCGCCGCACCCGGTCATCGACATCCTGCCGGAGCAGTACGAGGTCGAGGATATGGGCGGCACGATGCGCCTCGGCGAGCACACGACCGTGATCGAACCCGAGACGCTCGCCTACGACCTGTACGGCGACACGTCCTGTTCCGAGCGCCACCGCCACCGCTACGAGGTCAACCCCGAGTACTTCGACCAGTTCGAGGACGAACCGCTCGTGTTCTCCGGCACGGCGGGCAACCGGATGGAGATCCTCGAACTCGAGGATCACCCCTACTTCCTCGGGACGCAGTTCCACCCCGAGTACACGTCCCGACCCGGCCAGCCGAGTCCGCCGTTCTTCGGCCTGCTCGAGGCCGTGGTCGATCGCGCGGCGATCGACGACGACACGACGACGGAGAACGAAACTGAGGTAACCCACTGATGGTCGATACACACACGTTCGTACCCGAGGCAGTCGAAGAGATCGAGAACGAAGTTGGCGACGCAAACGCCGTCATCGCCCTCTCGGGCGGGGTCGACTCTTCGGTCGCCGCCGCCCTCGCCTACGAGGCGATCGGCGACCAGTTGACGCCCGTCTACGTCGACACCGGACTGATGCGCAAGGGCGAGACCGACCAGATCCGCGAGACCTTCGACTACATGGACTCGCTCCGGATCGTCGACGCCAAGGACCGGTTCCTCGAGGCGCTCTCGGGCGTCACCGACCCCGAGGCGAAACGCGAGATCATCGGCGAGCAGTTCATCCGCGAGTTCGAGCGCGAGGCGACGGAGGCCGACGCCGACTACCTCGTCCAGGGAACGATCTACCCCGACCGGATCGAGAGCGAAGGGGGGATCAAGTCCCACCACAACGTCGGCGGCCTTCCCGACGTCGTGGACTTCGACGGCATCGTCGAACCCGTCCGCGACCTCTACAAGGACGAGGTTCGCGAGGTCGCTCGCCACCTCGATCTGGACGAAATCGTCGCCGAGCGCATGCCGTTCCCCGGTCCCGGTCTCGCCGTGCGCGTGATCGGCGAGATCACTGAGGAGAAACTCGAGGTCGCTCGCGACGCCTGCCACGTCGTCGAGGAGGAACTCGAGGAGTACGACCCCTGGCAGGCCCTCGCGGCGGTTATCGGCAAGGCGACGGGCGTCAAAGGTGACAACCGCGTTCACGGCTGGGTCGTCTCCGTGCGCTCCGTCGAGTCCCGCGACGGGATGACCGCTCGCGCC
This DNA window, taken from Natronococcus sp. CG52, encodes the following:
- the guaA gene encoding glutamine-hydrolyzing GMP synthase translates to MVDTHTFVPEAVEEIENEVGDANAVIALSGGVDSSVAAALAYEAIGDQLTPVYVDTGLMRKGETDQIRETFDYMDSLRIVDAKDRFLEALSGVTDPEAKREIIGEQFIREFEREATEADADYLVQGTIYPDRIESEGGIKSHHNVGGLPDVVDFDGIVEPVRDLYKDEVREVARHLDLDEIVAERMPFPGPGLAVRVIGEITEEKLEVARDACHVVEEELEEYDPWQALAAVIGKATGVKGDNRVHGWVVSVRSVESRDGMTARAQEIDWETLQRIQSRITGQNENVARVVYDVTHKPPATIEYE